From Orenia metallireducens:
CAAAAGTTCGGGAGAGTGTATTTGATGGAAAAATTAGAGATGCTTTATGAAGGAAAGGCTAAGAAGATTTATAGTACAGAAGACACTGATAAGGTGATAGTTGAATATAAAGATGATGCAACGGCTTTTAATGGTGAAAAGAAGGGTCAGATTAGTGAAAAGGGTAAGTTAAATGCTAAGATTTCTACTATCTTCTTTGAATTATTAGAGGAGAAAGGTATTCCAACTCATTTAGTAGAACAACTTAACGAAACTGATGTTTTAACTAAGAAGTTAGATATTATCTTAGTTGAGGTAGTAATGAGAAATATTGCTGCTGGAAGTATAGCTAAGAGGTTAGGATTAGAAGAGGGAACAGAGCTTAAGAAACCAGTTTTGGAGTTCTATTATAAGAGTGATGAATTGGGAGACCCAATGATTAATGAGTATCACATCTATGCAGAGGAATTGGCTACAAAAGAAGAGTTAGATATGATTAAGGATTTAGCTTTTAAGATTAATGAAATATTAGTAGAGTTCTTAGCAGATAAGGGTATAGATTTGGTTGACTTTAAATTAGAGTTCGGTAAAGGTGCGGATGGACAAGTTTATTTAGGTGATGAAATCTCTCCTGATACTTGTCGTTTCTGGGATAGTAAGACTAAGAAGAAATTGGACAAGGACCGATTCCGTAGAGATTTAGGAGAAGTAGAAGGGGCTTACCAAGAGATTTTAAGAAGATTAGAAGCTTAATTATATTAATAATTATATAATTTACCTTTAAATTAAGGAGATGAAGAGGATGGAAAAAGAGTATCCGCTCCAACAAGGAATGCAAATAGATAAGATGGAGGAAGAATGCGGGGTATTTGGAATCTACGATCCTAATGGGAGTAATGATGTAGCTACATTATCTTATTTAGGGTTACATGCCCTTCAACATCGTGGACAAGAGAGTGCAGGTATTTCTGTTAATCATAAAGGAAAGTTTAAGATTCATAAGGGAATGGGTTTAGTTAATAATATCTTTGATGAAGAGATTTTAGCTGGATTATCAGGAGAGATAGCTATTGGTCATGTACGATATTCTACTACAGGGTCAAGCTTATTAGTAAATGCGCAACCTCTATTGACTAATTCAATTAAAGGGGACTTAGCTATTGCTCATAATGGAAATCTAGTTAATAGCTCAGAGATTAGATTGAACTTAGAGAAGCAAGGCTCTATCTTCCACTCCACTTTAGATACAGAGGTTATTGCTCATTTAGTGGCTCGTTCCTTTAAAGATGATATTAATGAAGCATTGATGCATAGCTTACAACAGGTTAAAGGGGCCTATAGTCTGGTTGCTATGACCAAAGATACTTTAGTTGCTGCTCGAGATCCTCATGGTTTTAGACCATTATCACTGGGTAAATTGGGAGATGCCTATGTAGTAGCTTCAGAGACCTGTGCCTTTGATATTATCGGAGCTAAGCTAGTTCGTGATATTAAACCTGGTGAAATGATAATTATCAATAAGGATGGAGTTACTAGTCGTTTTTATAGTGAAGAGAGACCATCTAGATTCTGTATCTTTGAATTTATCTACTTTGCTCGCCCTGATAGTGTAATTGGTGGGCAGAATGTTCATTTAGCTCGTAAAGAGATGGGTCGTCAGTTGGCAAGAGAGATGGATGTAGAGGCTGATATTGTAGTTCCTGTACCAAGCTCAGGTATTTCAGCAGCAATTGGTTTTGCTGAAGAGTCAGGAATTTCTTATGAAAAAGGTATATTAAGAAATAGATATGTAGGAAGAACCTTCATTCAACCTACCCAAGAGATTAGGGATTTAAAGGTTAGGGTTAAACTTAATCCTATTAGGGAGATTGTTGAAGGAAAGAGAGTTGTCCTAATAGATGATTCTATAGTTAGAGGTACTACTAGTAAGCAGATTATCAGAATGATGAGAGAAGCAGGAGCAAGTGAAATTCACTTTGCAATCTCATCCCCTCCTGTAATTGAGTCTTGTTATTACGGATTAGATACCTCTAGACGCCAAGAGCTGATTGCTGCTCATAATAGTATTGAGGAGATTGCTAATTATATCGGAGCAGATTCCTTAACTTATTTGAGTATAGAAGGATTATTAAACTCAATCAAGGCTGAAGACTTTGAGTATTGTACAGCTTGTTTTAATGGTGATTATCCAATTGGTAGAGGGACAGATAAGTATGCATTGGAAGAATAAAGTTGACAGTGGTTTGCACGAAGAGTTTTGCTCTTTAAACTCGTAGGGACAATGTACAGTTTACAGTTAAAAGAGTTAAAAAATAAAAGATTAAGGTATTAGATTATAAGATTTTAAATAGGTTTGAACTTAACTGTAAATTGTCAATTGTATACTGTACATTATAAACTGATAAAACGGGGTGATAAGATGGGATTATCTTATAAAGATGCTGGAGTAGATATAGAAGCTGGAGATGCTGCAGTAAGTAAGATGGGTAAGCATGTTAAGGCTACCTTTGGACCAGAGGTATTGACTGATTTAGGGGGATTTGGTGGTTTATTTGCACCAAATTTAAGTGGTTATGAGGAGCCAGTTTTAGTATCAGGAACCGATGGTGTAGGTACTAAGTTGAAATTGGCATTTATGATGGATAAGCATGATACTGTAGGAATAGATTTGGTAGCTATGTGTGTCAATGATATCTTGGCTCAAGGGGCAAAACCTTTATTCTTTTTAGACTATTTGGCTACTGGTAAATTAGATCCTGATAAGGTTGAGGATATTGTTAAGGGAATTGCAGAAGGATGTAAACAGTCAGGTGCAGCTCTAATCGGTGGAGAGACTGCTGAGATGCCAGACTTTTATAGTGACGGAGAATATGATGCAGGTGGTTTTGTAGTAGGTATCGTTGATAAGCCTAAGGTTATCACAGGTGAGAATATTAAAGCTGGAGATAAAGTAATTGGATTGGCTTCTAATGGTATTCACAGTAACGGTTATTCTTTAGTACGTAAGCTCTTTTTTGAGATAGAAAACTTTAATGTTGATAGTAAGCTAGAAGGCTTAGAGGGGACCTTAGGTGAGGAGTTATTAAAACCTACTAGAATCTATGTTAAACCAGTTCTAGAGTTAATTAGCAAGTATCAAATTAGAGGTATTGCTCATATAACTGGTGGTGGATTAATCGAGAATATCCCTAGAGTCTTACCTGATAATACTAAGGTTGTTTTAGATAGAGATAGTTGGGATGTACCAGAGATATTTAATATCATGCAAAAACTTGGTGAGATAGAAGATAGAGAGATGTGTCGTACCTTCAATATGGGAATCGGTATGGTCTTGGTAGTTCCTGCGCAAGAAGCAGAGGCTGTAATCAAAGAGGCAAATGAGTTAGGTGAGAAGGCTTATTTAATCGGTGAGGTACAAGAAGGAAATAAGGTAGTAGAGATTGATTGACAGTTGGCGGTTAATAGTTAACAGTTAGGAACTAAAGTTTTTACTGTTAGCTGTAAACTCTAAACTGTACACTGGAAAGATTGAGGTGGAGCAGATGTTAAAGATTGGAGTATTGGCTTCGGGACGGGGAAGTAACTTACAATCAATTATAGATAGTATAAAAGCAGGAGAATTAAGGGCTGAAATTAAAGTAGTTATTAGTGATAAAGAAGGGGCTAAGGCTTTAGATAGAGCAGAGAAGTATGATATTGCTAATAAATACGTTAATCCTAAAGCTTATAAGAACAAAGAGAATTTTGAACAGGCAATGATAGATGTCTTAGAAGAGTATGGAGTAGAGTTAGTAGTAATGGCAGGATTTATGAGAATATTGAGTCCGTATTTTGTGAAACAATATAGGAATAGAGTGATGAATATCCATCCTTCTTTACTACCATCATTTACAGGCTTACATGCTCAAAAGCAAGCCTTAGATTATGGTGTTAAGGTAGCTGGTTGTACCGTTCATTTTGCTGATGAAGGGATGGATACAGGTCCAATTATTCTACAGGCAGCGGTACCTGTGAAGGATGATGATACAGAAGAGACATTATCTCAAAGAATTTTAGTAGAAGAGCATCGAATCTATCCAGAAGCGATTAAGTTATTTAGTGAAGGTAGAGTAGAAGTTAAGAACGGAAAGGTAAAAATTAGGAAGTAAGAATAATTTTAGTGTATTAAAGGAATAAATTGATAAAGTGAAGAAATAAATATATTGATATTTAATAACTTTAGATTATGTTAAGGAGTTCGGCAAAATAAGAGTAATTTGAATTATATGTTTTCTTTTAACTGTAAATTGTCAACTTTACACTGTAAACTAAAAAGGGAGTGAGAAGTAATGGCTAAAATTCATCAAGCGTTATTGAGTGTTTCTAACAAAGAGGGGCTTGTCGAGTTTGCTAAAGGGCTACATAAGTTAGGTGTCACTTTAATCTCTACTGGTGGAACTGCTAGAAAGTTAAAGGAAGAGGGGTTACCTGTAATAGGAATTAGTGAGGTGACTAACTTTCCAGAGATGATGGATGGTAGGGTGAAGACTTTACATCCTGCGGTACATGGTGGTATCTTAGCAGTCAGAGATAATGAAGAGCATATGAATCAGATTAAAGCTGAAGGGATTAAGCCGATTGATTTGATTGTCTGTAATCTATATCCTTTTGCTGAGACTATCGCTAAGGAAGGTGTTACTTTAGAGGAAGCTATCGAGAATATCGATATTGGTGGACCTACTATGATTCGTTCTGCTGCTAAGAACTTCAATGATGTAGCAGTAGTTGTTGATCCAAGTGATTATACTGGAATCTTAGAAGAATTAGAAGCTAATGAAGTTGCTTTATCTGTTTATAAGAAGATGGAACTGTCCTATAAGGCCTTCCACCATACAGCACAGTATGACCATTTAATTCAAGACTATTTGGCTAAGCAATTAAAAGATGCCGAAGGCTTACCAGAGGTTATGCTAGATAGATATGAAAAGATTGCTGATTTAAGATATGGAGAGAATCCTCATCAAAAGG
This genomic window contains:
- the purC gene encoding phosphoribosylaminoimidazolesuccinocarboxamide synthase, whose protein sequence is MEKLEMLYEGKAKKIYSTEDTDKVIVEYKDDATAFNGEKKGQISEKGKLNAKISTIFFELLEEKGIPTHLVEQLNETDVLTKKLDIILVEVVMRNIAAGSIAKRLGLEEGTELKKPVLEFYYKSDELGDPMINEYHIYAEELATKEELDMIKDLAFKINEILVEFLADKGIDLVDFKLEFGKGADGQVYLGDEISPDTCRFWDSKTKKKLDKDRFRRDLGEVEGAYQEILRRLEA
- the purF gene encoding amidophosphoribosyltransferase, whose amino-acid sequence is MEKEYPLQQGMQIDKMEEECGVFGIYDPNGSNDVATLSYLGLHALQHRGQESAGISVNHKGKFKIHKGMGLVNNIFDEEILAGLSGEIAIGHVRYSTTGSSLLVNAQPLLTNSIKGDLAIAHNGNLVNSSEIRLNLEKQGSIFHSTLDTEVIAHLVARSFKDDINEALMHSLQQVKGAYSLVAMTKDTLVAARDPHGFRPLSLGKLGDAYVVASETCAFDIIGAKLVRDIKPGEMIIINKDGVTSRFYSEERPSRFCIFEFIYFARPDSVIGGQNVHLARKEMGRQLAREMDVEADIVVPVPSSGISAAIGFAEESGISYEKGILRNRYVGRTFIQPTQEIRDLKVRVKLNPIREIVEGKRVVLIDDSIVRGTTSKQIIRMMREAGASEIHFAISSPPVIESCYYGLDTSRRQELIAAHNSIEEIANYIGADSLTYLSIEGLLNSIKAEDFEYCTACFNGDYPIGRGTDKYALEE
- the purM gene encoding phosphoribosylformylglycinamidine cyclo-ligase, whose amino-acid sequence is MGLSYKDAGVDIEAGDAAVSKMGKHVKATFGPEVLTDLGGFGGLFAPNLSGYEEPVLVSGTDGVGTKLKLAFMMDKHDTVGIDLVAMCVNDILAQGAKPLFFLDYLATGKLDPDKVEDIVKGIAEGCKQSGAALIGGETAEMPDFYSDGEYDAGGFVVGIVDKPKVITGENIKAGDKVIGLASNGIHSNGYSLVRKLFFEIENFNVDSKLEGLEGTLGEELLKPTRIYVKPVLELISKYQIRGIAHITGGGLIENIPRVLPDNTKVVLDRDSWDVPEIFNIMQKLGEIEDREMCRTFNMGIGMVLVVPAQEAEAVIKEANELGEKAYLIGEVQEGNKVVEID
- the purN gene encoding phosphoribosylglycinamide formyltransferase produces the protein MLKIGVLASGRGSNLQSIIDSIKAGELRAEIKVVISDKEGAKALDRAEKYDIANKYVNPKAYKNKENFEQAMIDVLEEYGVELVVMAGFMRILSPYFVKQYRNRVMNIHPSLLPSFTGLHAQKQALDYGVKVAGCTVHFADEGMDTGPIILQAAVPVKDDDTEETLSQRILVEEHRIYPEAIKLFSEGRVEVKNGKVKIRK